One region of Streptococcus parasanguinis genomic DNA includes:
- a CDS encoding ParB/RepB/Spo0J family partition protein, which translates to MEKLEKIAVKDIRTNPFQPRKVFDQEKLEELAQSIKENGLIQPIIVRKSPIIGFELLAGERRFRASKIAGLELVPAIIKELTDQEMMRQAIIENLQREDLNPIEEAISYQKLVDHGYKHDQIAQFMGKSRPYISNMLRLLHLAPSVQEAVIQNDISSAHARVLVPLDEEEQRFWLERIKQDHLNVRTLENKISSKRKQKNKKTKENFLLEEEQRLKKILGTDVTIHSSSQNKGTIQISFSSLDEYQRIINSLK; encoded by the coding sequence ATGGAAAAATTAGAAAAAATAGCGGTAAAGGACATTCGAACCAATCCTTTCCAACCAAGAAAAGTATTTGATCAAGAAAAATTAGAAGAACTGGCTCAGTCAATCAAAGAAAATGGCTTAATTCAACCCATTATTGTCAGAAAATCTCCAATAATTGGTTTTGAATTGCTTGCAGGTGAAAGACGTTTTAGAGCTTCAAAAATTGCTGGATTAGAGCTTGTTCCTGCGATTATTAAAGAGTTAACGGATCAAGAAATGATGCGACAAGCCATTATTGAAAATCTTCAACGAGAAGATCTCAATCCAATTGAAGAAGCTATCTCCTACCAAAAGCTCGTTGATCATGGCTATAAGCACGACCAAATCGCTCAATTTATGGGGAAATCTAGACCCTATATCAGCAATATGCTTCGCTTGTTACATCTAGCTCCCTCTGTTCAAGAAGCAGTCATTCAAAATGATATTTCTTCGGCTCACGCGCGTGTTCTTGTTCCTCTTGATGAGGAAGAGCAGCGCTTTTGGTTGGAGCGAATCAAACAGGATCATTTAAATGTTCGAACATTAGAAAATAAGATCAGTTCAAAAAGAAAACAGAAAAATAAAAAAACAAAAGAAAATTTCCTACTAGAAGAGGAACAACGATTGAAAAAAATATTAGGAACAGATGTGACGATACACTCCTCTTCTCAAAATAAAGGAACTATCCAAATTTCTTTTTCCAGTCTTGATGAATACCAACGAATTATCAACAGCCTTAAATAA